The genomic DNA GCATGTCCATACGCGTCCAATGCTTCGAACGTCGCGCTGAAATCGCAGGTCTCGGCGCCAACATACGGCGGCACCGGATCCACCACATGCAGCGCGGTGACGCGCGCGTCGGTTTCGTGCGCGAGCCGGATAGCTGCTTCCAGCGTGATCGAATCGGGACGGGTACCGACTGCAACCAGAATGTGCCTGACCATTTTGGGGCCTCGCTTTCGTGTCCTACCGCTTGATCCAGGGAACCTGCAGGCTTGCGTGAAGCCATGACCTGCATGATCGGCGCGGCGAATTAGGCAAAAATGAGAGCGAAAAATCAGAGCGAAAAACAGAGGCACCCGGTTTGCGTCGCAGCGCGGCGGCCATGCGCGATGCAACGCAACAATTCAACTTCGCGAGCGAGACATTAAGCTGTCGGCGCCTCAGCGTTCCGTGCGCGAGCGAACGCATCGCGCCGCATTCCACGAAATCGGAGTTACGCGTAATGCATACCTCGTAAACCCGTTCTCGGAAGTGTTTTATTTGCGTTTTAGTACGCTGCCGGTCATTGTTTCCTGACCTAAAACGAATTCAGAAAATCATTCATCCGCTAATGAGCGGGTTTTCCGGTGCAAGCCGCTTCGTATCCGCTGATGAATCGGGCATGCTTTTCAGTGGCCTGTTCATTCATGAAACGCTTTTTAAAAGACGTTGTGCGCGCAAGCAACGTTCAGTGTGTGCGTGGTTTCCGTGGCGGAATTCATCGTACAGGCAGGCACGCTGCGGGGCCGGCCATTGCGCTGTGTGCGTTAGCGTACTTTCACCGATGAAACGTTTCTTCGATGCGCTGCAAACGCGCATCGATGGTTTGCAACGTTTCCCTTGCAGGCAAAAGGTCGGCGTCGTTCTGGCATAGACCTCGCTTAAGGCGTGGCCGCGCTAACCCGAGGTATCGCATTCACGAAGCATCGGGAGAGCGCTGTACATAAACGCCGCACGCGAGACCAGGAATTCCCCGATGTTTTTCAGTCGTGCCAAAGATGGCATGGGGACTTCCTTTGTCTGGAGCGCGGCTCCGACAAGCGAGGAACCATGAAAAACAGACGCTCTAGCCGACGCATGCGGGCCGCAATCAAGGCGACTGCCTTGCTGCTGGCGCTGCTCGCGCGCGACTACTGCGCCGCGCAGCCCAGTGCCGCAGCGGATTCACCGGGGAATGTCGCAGAAGGCCAGATCATGACCGAACGCGACCAGATTCGCAGACAGGTATTCGAACTGGCGGGCGGCGGCTCGCCGCAGGTCGCGCTGGAACAGGCGCGCACGCGTCCCGATGCGTTCTCGCAAAAGGACCTGCTGCAGATCGAATCGCTTGTCGTGGTGACCGAAGTGCATTGGGGCCGGCAGCAGGCAATCGCAAGCGACGACCCCGACCGGCTCTCTCAAACGAAGTCCGCCCTGGCGCATATCGACGACATGCTCACGCGCATTCCCGAAGGCGACGAATACGCGGAAGTCCGCCGCGAAGTGCTTGCCGAACGTGTCGGCGCGTTGCAGGGCGTCGGCCGCATGAAGGAGTCCACCGCGCTCTACGAACAGCTGTCGGTTTCGAAGGAGCCACTGCCCGCGCGCACCTATGCGGCCGCCGGCGACGCGTACACGTATCTCGACAAACCGCGGCTCGCGGCGCCCGCTTATGAACGCGCGCTGCAAACGCCGCTCGACCCGCTCACGCCTTCGGTCGAACCGCATGTGTTGAAGCGCATCGACGTGCAGGAAGGGCTGTTCTTCGCGTACCTCGATTCGGGCCGGTACGACACCGCGCAGCAACTGCTGAAGCAGATTTCCGCGAGCACGCCGATTCGCGCCGATCTTTCCGAGCATCCGGAAGATGTGAACGAAGACTATGGCCGCGTGAAAAAGCTGCAGGCGCAGTACCTGTTGTATACGGACCGCACGCGCGAAGGCGTCGAGGCGCTCGACGCGCTGCGTCACGAAGCGCCGTTCGACCCCGCGCTCATCAGTGCGCGCTCCGATGCATCGCTCGTTCAGCAGCGGCCGCACGAAGCCGAGAGGATCTACGCGGGCACGCTCGTCGATCACCCCGGTGATATCGAAACGCTCGCCGGGCTCGGCGAGACCGCGCTGCAGCTGAACCAGTACGATCGCGCGGCCGAGGTCAGCGCGACCTTCGCCGATCAGTTCCCCGACAACAACACGGTCAAGAAATTCCAGCGCGATTACGAGGCCTACAAGAGCCCGCAACTGATCGTGGCCGCGAACGGGCAGAAGGGCAACTCGGTCGTCGCCGACAACGACTGGGGCGTCGACACGCAACTGTATTCGCAGCCGATCGCGAAGTACTGGCGCGTGTTCGCGCATCAGTTCAGCGGACGGGCGGATACCGGCGACGGCGACAGCGTGAGCCGTGTGCGTAACGGCATCGGCGCTGACTTCCGTCTGAACGGTATCGATGCGGCGGCCGAAGTCGATCACTCGACGGGCGGCAACTCGTACACGGGCGCCACCGGCACCTTCGGTTACGCGCCTGACGACCACTGGCATTTCCAGGCGGGCTTCGACACGAACAGCAACGGCTTGCCATGGAAGGCGTATCAGGCCGGCATCACGGGCCGCACGCTCGGCGCAACGGCGCGCTATTCGGTGGATGACCGCCGCTACTTCGATCTGGCGTACGGCGTCGGCCGTTACAGCGACACAAACCTGAACCAGCAGTGGGCGGCGATCTGGTACGAGCGATTCCTCAATACGCCGAATCATCAGGTCTCGACGTGGGTCGAGTTCAACACCAGCAGCAACACGTTGACCAACACGCCGTATTTCAGTCCGCCGCGCGACTACACCGCGCAGATCACCGCGATGTACCAGTGGACGCCGTGGCGCAACGCCGACAAGTCGTTTGCGCAACGCGTGTACGCGACGTTCGGCGGATACCGGCAAACCAATGTTGGCGATAGCGGGTTGTGGGAAGTGCGTCTCGAGCAGGCATGGCAGCTCGGCACGCAGGCCTCGCTCGCCTACGGGATCGGGGTGTCAAGCCAGCGGATGGACCGTACCCGCGAAACCAGCAAGCTGATTTACCTGAACCTCAACATTCCCTTGTGAGCCATCATGGACAAGCTCAATCGCAGACGCTTTCTCGCTTTCGCCGCCGCGCTATCGGCCATGCCCGCCGCGCAGGCCGCGCAGTCGCGCTTCAATCTCGACTTGCTGCCGCAAGCCGATGCCGACGACGGTCTGACCTTTCGCGTGCTCGCGATTCACGATATACGCGACAACCTGCATGCGGACATCGGCTCGGTGGCCGACACCTGCGCGATCAGTACCGCAACGCTGAACATGCTGTTCGCGTGGCTCAAGGGCAACAACTTCCAGCCCGTGAGCGTCGATCAGATTCTCGCGTCGCGCAACGGCGGTCCGCGACTGCCGCCGCGCGCCGTGCTGCTTACGTTCGACGACGCGTACAAGAGCCAGTACACGCGCGCGTTCCCGCTGCTCAAGCAGTACAAGTATCCGGCGCTGATCGGCGTCGTCACGCGCTGGACCGATACGCCGGCGGCGGACCCCGTGCGCATCAGTCATAAGTCGGTGATGGAACCCGGTTACTTCATGAGCTGGGACAACCTGCGCGAGATGGCCGATTCGGGTCTCGTCGAAGTCGCGTCGCA from Paraburkholderia edwinii includes the following:
- the pgaA gene encoding poly-beta-1,6 N-acetyl-D-glucosamine export porin PgaA, with product MKNRRSSRRMRAAIKATALLLALLARDYCAAQPSAAADSPGNVAEGQIMTERDQIRRQVFELAGGGSPQVALEQARTRPDAFSQKDLLQIESLVVVTEVHWGRQQAIASDDPDRLSQTKSALAHIDDMLTRIPEGDEYAEVRREVLAERVGALQGVGRMKESTALYEQLSVSKEPLPARTYAAAGDAYTYLDKPRLAAPAYERALQTPLDPLTPSVEPHVLKRIDVQEGLFFAYLDSGRYDTAQQLLKQISASTPIRADLSEHPEDVNEDYGRVKKLQAQYLLYTDRTREGVEALDALRHEAPFDPALISARSDASLVQQRPHEAERIYAGTLVDHPGDIETLAGLGETALQLNQYDRAAEVSATFADQFPDNNTVKKFQRDYEAYKSPQLIVAANGQKGNSVVADNDWGVDTQLYSQPIAKYWRVFAHQFSGRADTGDGDSVSRVRNGIGADFRLNGIDAAAEVDHSTGGNSYTGATGTFGYAPDDHWHFQAGFDTNSNGLPWKAYQAGITGRTLGATARYSVDDRRYFDLAYGVGRYSDTNLNQQWAAIWYERFLNTPNHQVSTWVEFNTSSNTLTNTPYFSPPRDYTAQITAMYQWTPWRNADKSFAQRVYATFGGYRQTNVGDSGLWEVRLEQAWQLGTQASLAYGIGVSSQRMDRTRETSKLIYLNLNIPL